A genomic stretch from Hyalangium ruber includes:
- a CDS encoding ELWxxDGT repeat protein, translating to MRVTLIWRSVLLLLCGLYGVAVGCGPLSEDDGGAGLARQRGTLDNQCSPPERVSDIRPGPVGAFPDAGVPARVAANGVLYFAANDGTTGQELWRSDGTAQGTYPVMDVRPGPQGSAIERLTAARDGVYFTALDGTHGRELWKSDGTDAGTRLVEDLEPGPANPGVISNLTAAGEQLFFSTDDSVLWRTNGRDGGTVRVKDIILPRNNVGPIMTGVGDTLLFAGDDAINGLELWKSGGTPETTVLLKDLRFRESSGPDWFVTMNGKAYFNADDGPQGREFWTSDGTAAGTFRIKDIWRGLADSVPSDLVVTRNRMYFSADDGVTGPNLWVSDGTTDGTVLVKDLTQGILGPRPRQLTGASGQVFFRLAEEDREVLWRSDGTDAGTYPLMDVLPQVEEADLQEMVGVGGTLYFATSDGVHGTELWKSDGTPEGTVQIMDLYPGDAGSNPRGLTLAGSKFFFVATEPTLGDELWAFDICDRSPPRLTCPPGFSFEATSLEGATVNYSVFVTDDLTENPVVEYSHPSGSAFPVGVTPVTVTARDEAGNNATCTIPVSVQDTEPPAITCPRSMFLEPTGPEGAEIRYPEVKVADKASPVQLVFEPPAGTVLPPGESTRVVLTASDNSGNKVECQFNVAVDLLEDGDGEGGSSGCGCGAHESGAVAWAALLLLLALARPRRAG from the coding sequence ATGAGAGTCACGCTGATCTGGCGGTCGGTCCTGCTGCTGCTCTGTGGCCTGTACGGCGTCGCCGTGGGCTGTGGGCCCCTCTCGGAGGATGACGGCGGGGCAGGCCTGGCGCGTCAGCGTGGCACCCTCGACAACCAGTGCTCGCCGCCGGAGCGGGTCAGCGACATCCGCCCCGGGCCCGTAGGTGCTTTCCCGGATGCGGGAGTCCCTGCCCGGGTCGCGGCCAATGGGGTGCTCTACTTCGCGGCCAATGACGGCACCACCGGCCAGGAGCTCTGGCGCAGTGACGGCACGGCACAAGGCACCTACCCGGTGATGGACGTCCGGCCGGGCCCTCAGGGCTCGGCGATCGAGCGCCTGACGGCGGCCCGCGACGGGGTGTACTTCACCGCGCTTGATGGCACCCACGGCAGAGAGCTGTGGAAGAGCGACGGGACGGACGCGGGGACGCGGTTGGTGGAGGATCTCGAGCCGGGTCCCGCCAACCCGGGGGTGATCTCCAACCTGACGGCTGCGGGCGAGCAGCTTTTCTTCAGCACGGACGACTCGGTGCTGTGGAGGACCAACGGGAGGGATGGGGGCACGGTGCGGGTAAAGGACATCATCCTTCCTCGGAACAACGTGGGGCCCATCATGACCGGGGTGGGAGACACGCTGCTCTTCGCGGGCGACGACGCCATCAATGGCCTGGAGCTGTGGAAGAGCGGGGGCACTCCGGAGACCACGGTGCTGCTGAAGGATCTCCGGTTCCGGGAGAGCTCTGGCCCCGACTGGTTCGTCACCATGAACGGCAAGGCCTACTTCAACGCGGATGATGGGCCCCAGGGGCGTGAGTTCTGGACCAGCGATGGGACCGCGGCGGGCACCTTCCGGATCAAGGATATCTGGAGAGGCTTGGCCGACTCGGTGCCGAGCGACCTGGTCGTCACGCGCAACCGGATGTATTTCAGCGCGGATGATGGCGTCACCGGCCCCAACTTGTGGGTGAGCGACGGGACCACCGACGGGACCGTGCTGGTGAAGGATCTCACGCAAGGCATCCTCGGGCCCCGGCCCCGCCAGCTCACGGGTGCCAGCGGCCAGGTGTTCTTCCGACTCGCCGAGGAGGACCGCGAGGTGCTCTGGCGGAGCGACGGGACGGATGCGGGGACCTACCCGCTCATGGACGTGCTGCCCCAGGTGGAGGAGGCGGACCTCCAAGAGATGGTGGGGGTGGGCGGAACGCTCTACTTCGCCACCAGCGACGGGGTGCATGGAACAGAGCTCTGGAAGAGCGATGGGACCCCCGAGGGCACCGTCCAGATCATGGACCTCTATCCAGGGGACGCGGGCTCCAACCCGCGCGGCCTGACGCTGGCCGGCTCGAAGTTCTTCTTCGTCGCGACCGAGCCGACGTTGGGCGATGAGCTGTGGGCCTTCGACATCTGCGATCGCTCTCCGCCGAGGCTGACCTGCCCGCCGGGCTTCTCCTTCGAGGCCACCAGCCTGGAGGGCGCCACGGTGAACTACTCCGTGTTCGTCACGGATGACCTCACGGAGAACCCGGTCGTCGAGTACAGCCACCCCTCCGGCAGCGCCTTCCCGGTGGGAGTCACCCCGGTGACGGTGACGGCGCGGGACGAGGCGGGCAATAACGCCACCTGCACCATCCCGGTGTCGGTGCAGGACACGGAGCCTCCGGCCATCACCTGTCCCCGGTCGATGTTCCTCGAGCCCACCGGCCCCGAGGGCGCGGAGATCCGCTACCCCGAGGTGAAGGTGGCGGACAAGGCCTCGCCGGTGCAGCTCGTGTTCGAGCCGCCCGCGGGGACCGTATTGCCTCCGGGAGAGAGCACGCGCGTGGTCCTCACCGCCTCGGACAACTCGGGTAACAAGGTGGAGTGCCAGTTCAACGTGGCGGTGGATCTCCTCGAGGATGGAGACGGAGAGGGGGGCTCGTCCGGCTGTGGCTGTGGGGCCCACGAGAGCGGGGCGGTTGCATGGGCCGCGCTGCTGCTGCTGTTGGCGCTGGCTCGCCCGCGTCGCGCCGGCTGA
- a CDS encoding GMC oxidoreductase, which produces MSGHWPVVVVGSGYGGAITASRLARAGQKVCVLERGKERMPGEFPRNNSQLLRDTQMTGPGGSMLGKLRVGSPTGLLSLHMLGDLAVVTGCGLGGTSLINASVVLPPERRVLDDESWPRGFREDLDGLLEDGFSHAQRMLSPQPYPQRHPRLRKMDALERSATLTGGRFYRPPLAISFQEGLNAAGLRQRACTLCGDCATGCNEGAKNTVQMNYLPDAQLHGAELFTHVAVHHVERGANNWRVYYRLVGVGRELFDAPLQFLTADHVVLAAGTLGSTELLLRSRAAGLSLSPELGRHFSGNGDVMSFGYNLDVPVNAVGYGEHREKNHEPVGPSITGIIDKRDAPYLDEGMVIEEGAVPAALAGYLPALFAAVAPLIGEDTDEGFVDGVTEQARVAESLVRGPYHGAVHNTQTLFAMTHDEGDGELKLDGDSLRAVWPGVGRQESFLRAESKLRKATEALGGTFVRNPVGARLLDNAILVTHPLGGCVMGEDATQGVVDHEGRVFSGEEGTAVHEGLYVCDGSVIPRSLGINPLLTISAVSERFAALFARRHGWRIDYTPLPEVLPAPAPRLGLRFTETLKGTISPSVHLDYGQAAHPDLPGASSLRFIVTVMVEDLRAMLVDPTHPMGLTGCVQAPALSANPLTITRGVLHVLVPDPERPDYKQLRYKMHLLSDTGERFFLEGFKKLTDDPGIDFWEDTTTLFVTVRRGEGPEGALAYKGVLRISVEDFARQVSTFRVTHAANVQEQLEAVGRFGRFFLGGLFELYFKPSAYEEEAA; this is translated from the coding sequence TTGAGTGGGCATTGGCCCGTGGTGGTGGTGGGCTCCGGCTACGGAGGCGCCATCACCGCCTCGCGGCTGGCCCGTGCGGGTCAGAAGGTCTGTGTGCTGGAGCGCGGCAAGGAGCGGATGCCGGGAGAGTTCCCCCGGAACAACTCCCAGCTCCTGCGCGACACGCAGATGACCGGGCCCGGGGGCTCGATGCTGGGCAAGCTCCGGGTGGGCTCTCCCACGGGGCTGCTCTCGCTCCACATGCTGGGGGATCTGGCTGTCGTCACCGGCTGTGGGCTGGGAGGCACCTCGCTGATCAACGCCAGCGTGGTGCTGCCTCCGGAGCGCCGCGTCCTCGATGACGAGAGCTGGCCCAGGGGTTTCCGCGAGGACCTCGACGGCCTGCTCGAGGACGGCTTCTCCCACGCCCAGCGGATGCTGTCGCCGCAGCCCTACCCGCAGCGGCACCCGAGGCTGCGCAAGATGGACGCGCTGGAGCGCTCGGCGACGCTCACGGGCGGCCGCTTCTACCGCCCGCCCCTGGCCATCTCCTTCCAGGAGGGGCTCAACGCCGCGGGCCTGCGGCAGCGGGCCTGTACGCTGTGCGGCGACTGCGCCACCGGCTGCAACGAGGGCGCGAAGAACACCGTGCAGATGAACTACCTGCCGGACGCGCAGCTGCACGGCGCGGAGTTGTTCACCCATGTGGCCGTACACCACGTGGAGCGCGGCGCGAACAACTGGCGCGTGTACTACCGGCTGGTGGGCGTGGGGCGGGAGCTGTTCGACGCGCCGCTGCAGTTCCTCACCGCCGACCACGTGGTCCTCGCGGCGGGGACGCTGGGCTCCACGGAGCTCCTCCTGCGCTCGCGGGCGGCGGGGCTGTCGCTGTCGCCGGAGCTGGGCCGGCACTTCTCCGGCAACGGGGACGTGATGTCGTTCGGGTACAACCTGGACGTGCCGGTGAACGCGGTGGGGTACGGGGAGCACCGGGAGAAGAACCACGAGCCGGTGGGCCCGAGCATCACCGGCATCATCGACAAGCGCGACGCGCCGTACCTCGACGAGGGCATGGTGATTGAAGAGGGCGCGGTGCCGGCCGCGCTGGCGGGCTACCTGCCCGCGCTGTTCGCGGCGGTGGCGCCGCTGATCGGCGAGGACACGGACGAGGGCTTCGTGGACGGGGTGACCGAGCAGGCCCGCGTGGCGGAGAGCCTGGTGCGCGGGCCCTACCACGGCGCCGTCCACAACACGCAGACGCTGTTCGCCATGACGCACGACGAGGGCGACGGAGAGCTGAAGCTGGACGGAGACTCCCTGCGCGCGGTGTGGCCCGGCGTGGGCCGCCAGGAGAGCTTCCTGCGCGCGGAGAGCAAGCTGCGCAAGGCGACCGAGGCGCTCGGGGGCACCTTCGTGCGCAACCCGGTGGGTGCGCGGCTGCTGGACAACGCCATCCTCGTCACCCACCCGCTCGGCGGCTGTGTCATGGGAGAGGACGCCACGCAGGGCGTGGTGGACCACGAGGGTCGGGTCTTCTCGGGCGAGGAGGGCACGGCGGTCCACGAGGGCCTGTACGTGTGCGACGGCTCCGTGATTCCGCGCTCGCTGGGCATCAACCCGCTGCTCACCATCTCCGCGGTCTCCGAGCGCTTCGCGGCGCTGTTCGCGCGACGGCACGGCTGGCGCATCGACTACACGCCGCTGCCCGAGGTGCTGCCGGCGCCCGCGCCGCGCCTGGGCCTGCGCTTCACCGAGACGCTGAAGGGCACCATCTCTCCCTCGGTACACCTTGACTACGGGCAGGCCGCCCACCCGGATCTGCCCGGGGCCTCTTCGCTGCGCTTCATCGTCACCGTCATGGTGGAGGACCTCCGGGCGATGCTCGTCGACCCCACGCACCCCATGGGGCTCACCGGGTGTGTGCAGGCGCCCGCCCTGTCCGCCAACCCGCTGACGATTACGCGCGGGGTGTTGCACGTGCTGGTGCCGGACCCGGAGCGGCCCGACTACAAGCAGCTGCGCTACAAGATGCACCTGCTGTCGGACACGGGCGAGCGCTTCTTCCTGGAGGGGTTCAAGAAGCTGACCGACGACCCCGGCATCGACTTCTGGGAGGACACCACCACGCTCTTCGTCACGGTGCGGCGGGGCGAGGGCCCCGAGGGGGCGCTGGCCTACAAGGGCGTGCTGCGCATCTCCGTGGAGGACTTCGCCCGGCAGGTGTCCACCTTCCGGGTAACGCACGCGGCCAACGTGCAGGAGCAGCTCGAGGCGGTGGGTCGCTTTGGACGCTTCTTCCTGGGCGGGCTGTTCGAGCTGTACTTCAAGCCCTCCGCGTACGAGGAGGAGGCGGCGTAG
- a CDS encoding EF-hand domain-containing protein has protein sequence MAKKKPARKAAAAKKKPAKRTTTAKKAARKPAAKSPRKAAKKAAGKPARKAAAKPARKAAAKPARKAAGKPARKAAPPARKSASRPKAKKKASPKAAPASSETGASFSPEVDRPLVVETTSAGTQALAPEHAAVDDLTSSGNELLDIFQKYDRNRTGSIEAPEFARLLEALGQNVTDEELQIALDIIDTERTGKISWKQFKNWWTSR, from the coding sequence ATGGCCAAGAAGAAGCCGGCCCGTAAGGCCGCTGCCGCGAAGAAGAAGCCTGCGAAGCGCACCACCACCGCCAAGAAGGCGGCTCGGAAGCCCGCCGCGAAGTCACCCCGGAAGGCCGCCAAGAAGGCCGCGGGGAAGCCGGCGCGCAAGGCCGCCGCGAAGCCCGCGCGCAAGGCTGCCGCGAAGCCTGCCCGGAAGGCAGCCGGGAAGCCGGCTCGCAAGGCCGCCCCCCCGGCACGCAAGAGCGCCTCCCGCCCCAAGGCGAAGAAGAAAGCCAGCCCCAAGGCCGCGCCGGCTTCGAGCGAGACGGGCGCCTCCTTCAGCCCCGAGGTCGATCGGCCCCTGGTCGTGGAGACGACCTCCGCCGGGACCCAGGCGCTCGCACCCGAGCATGCGGCTGTGGATGATCTGACCAGCTCCGGCAACGAGCTGCTCGACATCTTCCAGAAGTACGACCGCAACCGCACGGGCTCCATCGAGGCGCCCGAGTTCGCTCGGCTCCTGGAGGCGCTCGGGCAGAACGTGACGGACGAAGAGCTTCAGATCGCGCTCGACATCATCGACACCGAGCGCACCGGGAAGATCTCCTGGAAGCAGTTCAAGAACTGGTGGACGAGCCGCTAG
- a CDS encoding cyclic nucleotide-binding domain-containing protein, whose protein sequence is MSRIASTEIITPKALSAEAREQLIDALYAVHQQIFDGVERESFARYVVLSKAEHTWIQVHKNEAQEIVGYFAFHIFERRLNGALTAVFRAEAGSLREYRGSNVNVRFGLTLALRYLLRHPGRKAFYLGSLVHPSSYSMFAKYCGEVWPRREAQTPPELSSFMDGLANEFGLERVDPANPLVRQVGWQTRETEAEREYWRHCDKPAARFFIDANPGYVEGHGLVTVVPATAANILHLIRVMGERKLRQPVQAAVSLARRLPMGARMLRSEIVRQLKAAPLFAHFDEGTLKAVAARAQILDMPAGQYVFREGDTSNELYLLARGAAYALEGREEQVVNEMGSGAVFGEIAMLAGERRSASIRTATASTLVRIPREALVPLLEGNVGLCQGVWQTFAERRFESLVRGTARYGQLGRQGRQAWLRQGEHRELAPHQVLTVEPGSHLLVLSGAVEFAHAAPLMAPQGGLLLEVERPLRVVAQESARVVLLPREATLPREASPAQAA, encoded by the coding sequence ATGTCCCGCATCGCGAGCACCGAGATCATCACCCCGAAGGCCCTCTCCGCCGAGGCCCGCGAGCAGCTCATCGACGCGCTCTACGCCGTCCACCAGCAGATCTTCGACGGGGTGGAGCGGGAGTCCTTCGCCAGGTACGTGGTGCTGTCGAAGGCCGAGCACACCTGGATCCAGGTCCACAAGAACGAGGCCCAGGAGATCGTCGGCTACTTCGCCTTCCACATCTTCGAGCGGCGGCTCAACGGGGCGCTCACCGCCGTGTTCCGGGCGGAGGCGGGCTCGCTGCGCGAGTACCGGGGCAGCAACGTAAACGTGCGCTTCGGGCTGACGCTGGCGCTGCGCTACCTGCTGCGGCACCCGGGCCGGAAGGCGTTCTACCTGGGCTCGCTGGTACACCCCTCCAGCTACTCGATGTTCGCCAAGTACTGCGGCGAGGTGTGGCCACGTCGCGAGGCACAGACGCCTCCGGAGTTGAGCTCCTTCATGGATGGGCTGGCCAATGAGTTCGGCCTGGAGCGGGTGGACCCGGCCAACCCGCTGGTGCGTCAGGTGGGCTGGCAGACGCGCGAGACAGAGGCGGAGCGCGAGTACTGGCGGCACTGCGACAAGCCCGCCGCCCGCTTCTTCATCGACGCCAACCCCGGCTACGTCGAGGGGCACGGGCTGGTGACGGTGGTGCCGGCGACGGCGGCCAACATCCTCCACCTCATCCGCGTGATGGGTGAGCGCAAGCTGCGCCAGCCGGTGCAGGCCGCGGTGTCCCTCGCGCGACGGCTGCCGATGGGCGCGCGCATGCTGCGCTCGGAGATCGTTCGACAGCTGAAGGCCGCCCCGCTCTTTGCCCACTTCGATGAGGGCACGCTGAAGGCGGTGGCCGCGCGGGCGCAGATCCTCGACATGCCCGCCGGGCAGTACGTCTTCCGCGAGGGTGACACCAGCAACGAGCTGTACCTGCTGGCCCGGGGCGCCGCCTACGCGCTGGAGGGCCGCGAGGAGCAGGTGGTGAACGAGATGGGCAGCGGGGCGGTGTTCGGAGAGATCGCCATGCTGGCGGGGGAGCGCCGCTCGGCCTCCATCCGCACCGCCACGGCTTCGACGCTGGTGCGCATTCCTCGCGAGGCGCTGGTGCCGCTGCTGGAGGGCAACGTGGGCCTGTGCCAGGGCGTGTGGCAGACGTTCGCCGAGCGCCGCTTCGAGTCGCTGGTGCGCGGCACGGCGCGCTACGGGCAACTGGGCCGCCAGGGGCGTCAGGCGTGGCTGCGTCAGGGAGAGCACCGCGAGCTGGCGCCGCACCAGGTGCTCACGGTGGAGCCGGGCTCGCACCTGCTGGTGCTGTCGGGCGCGGTGGAGTTCGCCCACGCGGCGCCGCTCATGGCTCCCCAGGGCGGGCTGCTGCTGGAGGTCGAGCGCCCGCTGCGCGTGGTGGCCCAGGAGTCCGCTCGCGTCGTCCTGCTGCCTCGCGAGGCCACGCTGCCCCGCGAGGCTTCCCCAGCGCAGGCGGCCTGA
- a CDS encoding alpha/beta hydrolase-fold protein, with translation MTERRAFRVALLLWLAVGFGVCGSGPTPPALAKDPQLTFEVAVPTDTPVNADVWISGNHAALGQWNGSGLKLTRAPDGRYTTSLSLPSGTALEFKVTRGSWNTVEKSTSGEETSNRTLRVGTRSERVSLTVARWADSSSPLPPHTVAGNVRYLRDVASRHLPRKRDVIVWLPPDYDANPKRRYPVLYMHDGQNLMDSATSFSGEWRVDETAQQLVQSGTVEPLIIVGVYNTEDRFSEYTQVQDTGEFAHLGGGNADAYGRFLVEELKPLIDKTFRTRKGASDTGLAGSSLGGLVTLHLGLKYPNTFRRLGVVSPSVFWGNRDIVSRVKALKKKPSSRVWVDIGTEESRGSQETVDDTRLLRDALVAQGWVAGKDLHYVEIPGAFHTESAWAERFDDILQFLYPAPATPAR, from the coding sequence ATGACCGAGCGACGCGCGTTCCGAGTGGCGCTTCTCCTGTGGCTGGCCGTGGGCTTCGGCGTCTGTGGCAGCGGCCCCACCCCACCCGCGCTGGCCAAGGACCCTCAGCTCACCTTCGAGGTGGCCGTTCCCACCGACACTCCCGTCAACGCGGATGTGTGGATCTCCGGCAACCATGCCGCGCTCGGCCAGTGGAACGGCTCGGGCCTGAAGCTGACGCGCGCTCCGGACGGGCGCTACACCACGAGCCTCTCCCTGCCCTCGGGCACCGCGCTCGAGTTCAAGGTGACTCGCGGCTCTTGGAACACCGTGGAGAAGAGCACCTCCGGCGAGGAGACCTCCAACCGCACCCTGCGCGTCGGCACCCGCTCCGAGCGCGTCTCCCTCACCGTCGCCCGGTGGGCCGACTCTTCCAGCCCCCTGCCTCCGCACACCGTGGCCGGCAACGTTCGCTACCTGCGCGACGTGGCCTCCCGCCACCTGCCTCGCAAGCGCGACGTCATCGTCTGGCTGCCTCCCGACTATGACGCCAACCCCAAGCGCCGCTACCCCGTGCTCTACATGCACGACGGGCAGAACCTCATGGACTCCGCCACCTCGTTCTCCGGCGAGTGGCGCGTGGATGAGACGGCCCAGCAGCTCGTGCAGTCCGGCACCGTCGAGCCCCTCATCATCGTCGGCGTCTACAACACCGAGGACCGCTTCTCCGAGTACACCCAGGTCCAGGACACCGGCGAGTTCGCCCACCTCGGCGGCGGCAACGCGGATGCCTACGGGCGCTTCCTCGTCGAGGAGCTCAAGCCCCTCATCGACAAGACGTTCCGCACCCGGAAGGGCGCCAGCGACACGGGGCTCGCGGGCTCCTCGCTCGGGGGCCTCGTCACCCTGCACCTGGGCCTCAAGTACCCGAACACCTTCCGCCGCCTGGGCGTGGTGTCGCCCTCCGTGTTCTGGGGCAACCGGGACATCGTCTCCCGCGTGAAGGCGCTCAAGAAGAAGCCGTCCTCCCGCGTCTGGGTGGACATTGGCACCGAGGAGTCACGCGGCAGCCAGGAGACCGTGGACGACACCCGCTTGCTGCGCGATGCCCTGGTGGCCCAGGGCTGGGTCGCCGGCAAGGACCTCCACTATGTGGAGATCCCCGGCGCCTTCCACACCGAGAGCGCCTGGGCCGAGCGCTTCGACGACATCCTCCAGTTCCTCTACCCCGCTCCCGCTACGCCGGCTCGATGA
- a CDS encoding VOC family protein, with protein MAIDAGMMSFVKLLVSDAERSARFYEGLGFERVQAEPPFIHLRWGESADVYLVSVPTGAGLEGRRGLGVLVGFRAGEGGINAVASRALAQGVDVEGPTSQPWHTREIVLTDPDGYRLNFIEPA; from the coding sequence ATGGCGATCGATGCGGGGATGATGTCTTTCGTGAAGCTGTTGGTCTCGGACGCCGAGCGCTCGGCGCGGTTCTACGAGGGGCTGGGCTTCGAGCGGGTGCAGGCGGAGCCGCCCTTCATCCACCTGCGGTGGGGCGAGAGCGCGGACGTCTATCTGGTCTCCGTGCCAACGGGGGCGGGGCTGGAGGGCCGGCGGGGCCTTGGCGTGCTGGTGGGGTTTCGGGCGGGAGAAGGGGGCATCAACGCGGTGGCCTCCCGAGCGCTGGCGCAGGGGGTGGACGTGGAAGGGCCCACCAGCCAGCCCTGGCACACGCGGGAGATCGTCCTCACGGATCCGGACGGCTACCGGCTGAACTTCATCGAGCCGGCGTAG
- a CDS encoding CpXC domain-containing protein, protein MSLFNPTDLNCPSCDRSFSFELCASVNADRRPDLRQAILDETFQRATCPHCQGTVRMEPRLSYLDVGRGQWMAAFPRNKVDDWKALEASALDSFNRAFGAGASAAERELGDALKARVVFSWEALREKLLAFDAGLDDVALEELKLLLLRDMQEPPLPLGAELRLTGVASDTGDLDFTVLDRQGQSLESLTVPRDLLAEVTGDPEGWAELTRSLQAGPFVDVQRLSRGQ, encoded by the coding sequence GTGTCCCTGTTCAACCCGACCGACCTGAACTGCCCGAGCTGCGACCGCTCCTTTTCCTTCGAGCTGTGCGCCAGCGTCAACGCGGACCGGCGGCCCGACCTGCGCCAGGCCATCCTCGATGAGACCTTCCAGCGAGCAACGTGTCCGCACTGCCAGGGCACCGTCCGCATGGAGCCGAGGCTCAGCTACCTGGACGTGGGACGCGGCCAGTGGATGGCGGCCTTTCCGCGTAACAAGGTCGACGACTGGAAGGCCCTGGAAGCCAGCGCCCTCGACAGCTTCAACAGGGCATTTGGGGCGGGTGCCAGCGCCGCCGAGCGCGAACTGGGCGACGCCCTGAAGGCGCGCGTCGTCTTCAGCTGGGAGGCCTTGCGCGAGAAGCTCCTGGCCTTTGACGCGGGGCTGGACGATGTGGCGTTGGAGGAGCTCAAGCTGCTGCTGCTGCGCGACATGCAGGAGCCGCCGCTGCCCCTGGGCGCCGAGCTGCGGCTCACCGGCGTGGCGTCGGATACGGGAGATTTGGACTTCACCGTGCTGGACCGTCAGGGCCAGTCGTTGGAGAGCCTCACCGTGCCCCGCGATCTGCTCGCGGAGGTGACGGGCGACCCCGAGGGATGGGCCGAACTCACCCGCTCGCTCCAGGCAGGACCCTTCGTGGATGTGCAGCGGCTGAGCCGCGGCCAGTGA